In Sphingobacteriaceae bacterium, one genomic interval encodes:
- a CDS encoding GH3 auxin-responsive promoter family protein codes for MKSDEMLLMLDYGIYYEFLELKYLKNNEYNRCIPLEDVQIGIDYAMIITSNASLWRYDFGRRCTIYKY; via the coding sequence TTGAAAAGCGATGAAATGCTTTTAATGCTCGACTATGGTATTTACTATGAGTTTTTAGAATTAAAATATTTGAAAAATAATGAATATAATCGATGTATACCATTGGAAGATGTACAAATTGGCATCGATTATGCCATGATTATTACATCCAATGCCAGTTTATGGAGATATGATTTTGGGCGACGTTGTACAATTTATAAGTACTAA